AAATCGCTATCGCCTGCAACTGCTCCACCCGGTGTTCCACCACGCTCCCAGAACAAGAAGGTATTCACGGGATTCTCGAAAGAGACTTCGATACTTGCTTTATTTGCATTTTCACGCGTAACCAGGATGCTATTCAGATTTAAATTGCCCAAACTGTTAACAATGTCTTGATTAGTTGGGTTGGGTTTTGAGGGACCTTCTCCAAGCAGGTTGTCGCCGGGGGTATTGGGACCTCGTCCTGAATGGAGTACGCCCAGGACACTTCCATCGTCGAGCCTGTAGGTATCGTTCTGGAGAATCTTTGCCTGTTTGACAACCTCAAAGTTGCTAATCGTGTTTCCATTAAACACTACTGAGTCCAGGCGGATATCTCTTGTGGGGTCATTTAATAGATTACCTGTAGGGTCGTTAATCGGACTAGCCGTGACATTAGTTTTAAACGAAAACTGAGTGAATGATGCTGCCATAGCAGGCAGTGTGACCACTAGGGAAGCCATTGATATAGAGGCAGCCGTTGTTGCGATAAGCCGGAGGCTTGACGCTGCGCGTATCGCCATCGCGCTTAGCGCTCCCTTAGGGTACGCGATCGCGTTTGCAAAGATAGTTTTCAAGAGCATTTCACCTTAAATAGACACCAAAAATAAATTTGCTTGACTAAATCAACTAAGCAGAACAAAACCAGCTGCACAGTCTTAAACATGTACAGCTTCGCGCCTGCTGTTGCAACAAGCGAAGTTTTAAACTTCTCCACATCTTTGGTAAATTAGCTTCTCAGTTTCTGAAAGCCTTTAAATAAAGAACTTTCTTTTAAATACTGTAAATACACTGTTTTACCGTAATTTATAGAAATATCCCACAGCTTTTTATCTATGTCAATAACTCTCTTTTATCACTCTAGGCAGAGGAAAAATAGAAATCAGGGTGAACTCTTTTGCTTCATATACCAGAACTTTCCAGCACTGTCAACAAACTCTTGAGCATCCAATAACAAGAAGTCGCCCCTGGATCTTGATGTCCTATGCTGCGT
This portion of the Brasilonema sennae CENA114 genome encodes:
- a CDS encoding exosortase-dependent surface protein XDP2, translated to MKTIFANAIAYPKGALSAMAIRAASSLRLIATTAASISMASLVVTLPAMAASFTQFSFKTNVTASPINDPTGNLLNDPTRDIRLDSVVFNGNTISNFEVVKQAKILQNDTYRLDDGSVLGVLHSGRGPNTPGDNLLGEGPSKPNPTNQDIVNSLGNLNLNSILVTRENANKASIEVSFENPVNTFLFWERGGTPGGAVAGDSDLLVEALDDNNAVVASYKILRQNYTKADYNISTEVIPVLNNGPFNIGSQGIRLDGITTKTLRLTSSNNNGLLAGVPNDNGPDFKIVAAKTVGEPTTIVGALVVGSLGAVLKRKRTVAG